A DNA window from Candidatus Eisenbacteria bacterium contains the following coding sequences:
- a CDS encoding cytochrome c3 family protein, producing the protein MSAAPMQGWRRAAALATLAAALAGGGAAAVVMAAEPAGTPPAQQRPAGSAAAQPAAVDHCLGCHTELDGPEAKGFRTDVHFRAGVTCAGCHGGDASKEDKDEAMSPAAGFRGKPRPAAIPEMCGRCHGASASPFKTRHKLGDAAGAFLGGAHGTALKGNAAGPQCVSCHGVHGIAAVSDPRSPVYPTNVTRTCARCHGDPAYMRQFNPGLPVDQYEKYLTSVHGDRNRKGDVRAATCVSCHSNHAIYQVKDPRSAVYPTRVPETCGKCHSDKARMAPYGIPTDQLEKYRQSVHGIALLKNSDLNAPACNSCHGNHGAAPPGVRSVAGVCGTCHQANAELFDKSKHRAAFDSQGLPGCVVCHGNHRVDRPTDSMIGFGKGSACESCHANQPSDPAASIILQTRATLDSLFAGRAEAEKLLSRAEQLGMDIAEARYSLKAVNQAQVESRVKVHAFEKGAVEASAAPGIKVVSAARAAALAAIREYHFRRQGLGVATLIITALVVLLYLKIRQIERRQKHEER; encoded by the coding sequence GTGAGCGCCGCCCCGATGCAGGGATGGAGGCGGGCCGCGGCCCTGGCGACGCTCGCCGCGGCGCTGGCCGGGGGGGGCGCGGCGGCGGTCGTCATGGCGGCGGAGCCGGCGGGCACGCCGCCCGCGCAGCAGCGCCCGGCGGGCTCCGCGGCGGCGCAGCCCGCCGCGGTGGATCACTGCCTCGGCTGCCACACCGAGCTGGACGGGCCCGAGGCCAAGGGCTTCCGCACCGACGTGCACTTCCGCGCCGGGGTGACCTGCGCCGGCTGTCACGGCGGGGACGCCTCGAAGGAGGACAAGGACGAGGCGATGAGCCCCGCGGCGGGTTTCCGGGGCAAGCCCAGGCCGGCGGCCATTCCCGAGATGTGCGGCCGCTGCCATGGAGCCTCGGCCAGCCCATTCAAGACCCGCCACAAGCTGGGGGACGCGGCGGGCGCGTTCCTGGGCGGGGCCCACGGCACCGCGCTCAAGGGCAACGCGGCCGGCCCGCAATGCGTCTCATGTCATGGGGTGCACGGGATTGCGGCGGTCAGCGACCCCCGCTCACCGGTCTACCCCACGAACGTCACCAGGACCTGTGCCCGCTGCCACGGCGACCCGGCCTACATGAGGCAATTCAACCCGGGGCTGCCGGTCGACCAGTACGAGAAGTACCTGACCAGCGTCCACGGGGACCGGAACCGCAAGGGGGATGTGAGGGCCGCGACGTGCGTCAGCTGCCACTCCAACCACGCCATCTACCAGGTCAAGGACCCGCGCTCGGCGGTGTATCCGACCCGGGTCCCCGAGACCTGCGGGAAGTGCCACTCCGACAAGGCGCGGATGGCCCCGTACGGGATTCCCACCGACCAGCTCGAGAAGTACCGTCAGAGCGTGCACGGCATCGCCCTGCTGAAGAACTCCGACTTGAATGCGCCGGCCTGCAACTCCTGCCACGGCAACCATGGCGCGGCGCCCCCGGGGGTGCGGTCGGTGGCCGGTGTGTGCGGCACGTGTCACCAGGCCAACGCGGAGCTCTTCGACAAGAGCAAGCACCGGGCGGCGTTCGACTCCCAGGGCCTGCCCGGCTGCGTGGTGTGCCACGGCAACCACCGCGTGGACCGGCCCACGGACTCGATGATCGGCTTCGGGAAGGGCTCGGCGTGCGAGTCCTGCCACGCGAACCAGCCGTCGGATCCCGCGGCCTCGATAATCCTGCAAACCCGGGCCACCCTCGACAGCCTGTTCGCGGGGCGCGCGGAGGCGGAGAAGCTCCTCTCGCGCGCCGAGCAGCTGGGGATGGACATCGCCGAGGCGCGGTATTCCCTGAAGGCCGTGAACCAGGCCCAGGTGGAGTCCCGGGTGAAGGTGCACGCGTTCGAGAAGGGGGCGGTGGAGGCTTCCGCGGCGCCCGGAATCAAGGTAGTATCGGCCGCAAGAGCTGCGGCATTGGCGGCAATACGGGAGTATCATTTCCGGAGGCAGGGTCTGGGCGTCGCCACGCTGATCATCACGGCGCTGGTCGTCCTGCTCTACCTCAAGATCCGGCAAATCGAAAGGAGACAGAAGCATGAGGAACGTTAG
- a CDS encoding cytochrome b N-terminal domain-containing protein, which translates to MAHERRVSPVEKAIRERFDLSYVEHMAAEKKVPQFRGSFWYYFGGVSLFLFIVQVVTGILLLMYYQPGEQTAFESVRFIITKVKFGWLIRSIHSWSANLMVASVFIHMFSVYFSRAFRKPRELTWFTGFTLLALSLGFGFSGYLLPWNTLSYFATKVGTQMMAVVPGIGPQLMEILRAGKEVSTATLTRFFGLHVAVLPGVFTLVLGAHLLLIQLQGIAEPESWEHDRGARRRYMPFFPNFVLRDLLLWLIVLNVLAILAVAFPWELGRKVDTLASAPAGIKPEWYFLFMYQSLKYFPATVLGMEGEALGVGLFGVAGLMWFLVPLWDARTPAGLRNRIITWLGVVVVMFIIVMTIVGLR; encoded by the coding sequence ATGGCACACGAGAGGCGGGTCTCCCCGGTCGAGAAGGCGATACGCGAGCGCTTCGATCTCTCCTACGTCGAGCACATGGCCGCCGAGAAGAAGGTGCCGCAGTTCCGCGGCTCGTTCTGGTACTACTTCGGCGGCGTGAGCCTGTTCCTGTTCATCGTGCAGGTGGTCACCGGCATCCTGCTGCTGATGTACTACCAGCCCGGCGAGCAGACGGCCTTCGAGAGCGTGCGCTTCATCATCACCAAGGTGAAGTTCGGCTGGCTGATCCGCTCCATCCACAGCTGGTCGGCGAACCTCATGGTGGCCTCGGTGTTCATCCACATGTTCTCGGTGTACTTCTCGCGCGCCTTCCGCAAGCCCCGCGAGCTGACCTGGTTCACCGGCTTCACGCTGCTGGCGCTCTCCCTGGGATTCGGCTTCAGCGGCTACCTCCTGCCGTGGAACACCCTCTCCTACTTCGCCACCAAGGTGGGCACGCAGATGATGGCGGTGGTGCCGGGCATCGGCCCCCAGCTGATGGAGATCCTGCGTGCGGGCAAGGAAGTGTCCACGGCCACGCTGACGCGCTTCTTCGGGCTGCACGTGGCGGTGCTGCCCGGCGTGTTCACGCTGGTCCTGGGCGCGCACCTGCTGCTGATCCAGCTGCAGGGCATCGCCGAGCCCGAATCGTGGGAGCACGACCGCGGCGCGCGACGGCGCTACATGCCCTTCTTCCCCAATTTCGTGCTGCGCGACCTGCTCCTGTGGCTGATCGTGCTCAACGTGCTGGCGATCCTGGCGGTGGCGTTCCCCTGGGAGCTGGGCCGGAAGGTGGACACCCTGGCCTCCGCCCCTGCGGGCATCAAGCCCGAGTGGTACTTCCTGTTCATGTACCAGTCGCTGAAGTATTTCCCGGCCACGGTGCTGGGCATGGAGGGTGAGGCGTTGGGCGTGGGCCTGTTCGGTGTCGCGGGGCTGATGTGGTTCCTGGTCCCGTTGTGGGATGCGCGCACCCCGGCCGGGCTGCGCAACCGGATCATCACCTGGCTCGGCGTCGTGGTGGTGATGTTCATCATCGTCATGACCATCGTGGGGCTCCGGTGA
- a CDS encoding Rieske 2Fe-2S domain-containing protein has product MAADGGSDKGISRRSFLDVALGGAGLAWLGAVLYPVFEYFKVPAQGEAEPTTVVAASFKSLKPNEGRVFRFGSEPAILVLTSEGKLKAFSAACTHLGCTVQYRPDVQRIWCACHNGMYDLNGRNIAGPPPRPLDEYKVALKGDDVVVSKA; this is encoded by the coding sequence ATGGCCGCTGACGGCGGTTCGGACAAGGGCATTTCCCGCAGGTCATTCCTGGATGTGGCGCTCGGCGGAGCCGGGCTGGCCTGGCTCGGCGCGGTCCTCTACCCCGTCTTCGAGTACTTCAAGGTGCCGGCGCAGGGCGAAGCCGAGCCCACCACGGTCGTGGCGGCCAGCTTCAAGAGCCTCAAGCCCAACGAAGGCAGGGTATTCCGGTTCGGCAGCGAGCCCGCGATCCTGGTGCTCACCTCCGAGGGCAAGCTGAAGGCCTTCTCCGCCGCCTGCACCCACCTCGGTTGCACGGTGCAGTATCGCCCCGACGTGCAGCGCATCTGGTGCGCCTGCCACAACGGGATGTACGACCTGAACGGGCGCAACATCGCCGGCCCCCCGCCCCGCCCGCTGGACGAGTACAAGGTGGCGCTCAAGGGCGACGACGTCGTGGTCTCGAAGGCCTAG
- a CDS encoding sigma-54-dependent Fis family transcriptional regulator: MSEINLLLVDDEESLRKLLAKELARAGYAVKTAAGLNEAREQLGKNTFHLVLLDVRMPDGSGLDLLAEIKEASPSTEVVMLTAYGTVEEAIRAMKQGAYDFLTKPCKLGELEAVLEKAVQRQSLQRSHTALEREVERLQPSERFIGSSSQIRELLNMVARVAETDSTVLIRGESGVGKELVARAVHRQSHRSKQPFVVVDCASLHENLLQSELFGHEKGAYTGAIRLKHGLFEVADRGTIFLDEIGEITPPLQVKLLRVLETGTFRRVGGTVDIKVDVRVIAATNRSLESMMKEGAFREDLYYRLNVFSLSIPPLRDRREDIPLMADHFIRNSSIVPKRNVKMSTEASAVLDRYLWPGNVRELENVVERALILCDGGVLLPDHLPMGVRMSSPFGDAAESDGLPTLDEVERRYIKKVLDECKGHRQKAAGILGISERNLYRKVKDLEELRS, from the coding sequence GTGTCTGAGATCAACCTGCTGCTGGTGGACGACGAGGAGTCCCTGCGCAAGCTGCTGGCCAAGGAGCTGGCGCGCGCGGGCTACGCGGTGAAGACAGCCGCCGGCCTGAACGAGGCCCGCGAGCAACTGGGCAAGAACACCTTCCACCTGGTGCTGCTCGACGTGCGCATGCCCGACGGCAGCGGGCTGGACCTGCTGGCAGAGATCAAGGAAGCCTCCCCCTCCACCGAGGTGGTGATGCTCACCGCCTACGGCACGGTGGAGGAGGCCATCCGGGCCATGAAGCAGGGCGCCTACGACTTCCTCACCAAGCCCTGCAAGCTGGGGGAGCTGGAGGCGGTGCTGGAGAAGGCCGTGCAGCGCCAGAGCCTGCAGCGCAGCCACACCGCGCTGGAGCGCGAAGTGGAGCGGCTGCAGCCCAGCGAGCGCTTCATCGGCTCGTCCTCGCAGATCCGCGAACTGCTGAACATGGTGGCGCGCGTGGCCGAGACGGACTCCACGGTGCTGATCCGGGGCGAGAGCGGCGTGGGCAAGGAGCTGGTGGCGCGCGCGGTGCACCGGCAGAGCCACCGCTCGAAGCAGCCGTTCGTGGTGGTGGACTGCGCCTCGCTGCACGAGAACCTGCTGCAGAGCGAGCTGTTCGGGCACGAGAAGGGTGCCTACACCGGCGCCATCCGGCTCAAGCACGGGCTCTTCGAGGTGGCCGACCGCGGCACCATCTTCCTGGACGAGATCGGCGAGATCACCCCGCCGTTGCAGGTCAAGCTGCTGCGCGTGCTGGAGACCGGCACGTTCCGGCGCGTGGGCGGCACGGTGGACATCAAGGTGGACGTGCGCGTGATCGCGGCCACCAACCGCTCGCTGGAGTCCATGATGAAGGAGGGTGCGTTCCGCGAGGACCTCTACTACCGGCTGAACGTGTTTTCCCTGTCCATCCCTCCCCTGCGCGACCGGCGCGAGGACATCCCGCTGATGGCGGACCACTTCATCCGCAATTCCTCCATCGTCCCCAAGCGCAACGTGAAGATGTCGACGGAGGCCTCGGCGGTGCTGGACCGCTACCTGTGGCCCGGTAACGTGCGCGAGCTGGAAAACGTGGTGGAGCGGGCCCTGATCCTGTGTGACGGCGGCGTGCTGCTGCCCGACCACCTGCCCATGGGAGTGCGCATGTCCTCGCCGTTCGGCGATGCGGCCGAGTCGGACGGGCTGCCCACCCTGGACGAGGTGGAGCGCCGCTACATCAAGAAGGTCCTCGACGAGTGCAAGGGCCACCGCCAGAAGGCGGCCGGCATCCTGGGAATCAGCGAGCGGAACCTCTACCGCAAGGTGAAGGACCTGGAGGAGCTGCGCTCGTAG
- a CDS encoding PAS domain-containing protein, producing the protein MSQPDSSSSQPIPLRSPLDSPMVLRFDTQQVRQILPQLIDALSDAVVVVDGAHRVVAANRRYLEAFGLRRDQVVGVRCRLALNCPEAEAPGEGAQCAACDVLELKEPRRLIRNLPDASGAQRRWEATMNPVLDETGEVTHVVEVWRDISERSRLESQLSHSERLASLGILAAGVAHEVNNPLASVMAGVESLQRWLGRSPGMDPEARAEAAEVLTLLEREARRCHETTDKLLLLAQPYRVAAGWVDFNRAVRDTLALLRYQMRKQRVDAVEELDGDVPTIWAREGGIRSVCMNLCMNAVQAMPSGGTLTLRTRRQGRSVVLEVQDSGPGISQEHLDRIWDPFFTTKPVGQGTGLGLSITQRIVVRHGGNIHVVSRPGEGARFVVELPVAGPGGDGV; encoded by the coding sequence ATGTCCCAGCCCGATTCCTCATCCAGCCAGCCCATACCGCTGCGCAGTCCCCTGGACAGCCCCATGGTGCTGCGGTTCGATACCCAGCAGGTCCGCCAGATCCTCCCGCAGCTCATTGATGCGCTGAGCGACGCGGTGGTGGTGGTGGACGGGGCGCACCGCGTGGTGGCCGCCAACCGGCGCTACCTGGAGGCCTTCGGCCTGCGCCGCGACCAGGTGGTCGGGGTGCGCTGCCGGCTGGCGCTCAATTGCCCGGAGGCCGAGGCTCCCGGCGAGGGCGCGCAATGCGCCGCCTGCGACGTGCTGGAGCTCAAGGAGCCGCGCCGGCTGATCCGCAACCTCCCCGACGCGAGCGGCGCGCAGCGCCGCTGGGAAGCCACCATGAACCCGGTGCTCGATGAGACCGGGGAGGTGACCCACGTGGTGGAGGTGTGGCGGGACATCAGCGAACGCAGCCGCCTGGAAAGCCAGCTCTCGCACAGCGAGCGGCTGGCGAGCCTGGGCATCCTGGCCGCGGGCGTGGCCCACGAGGTGAACAACCCGCTGGCCTCGGTGATGGCCGGGGTCGAGTCGCTGCAGCGGTGGCTGGGCCGCTCGCCGGGCATGGACCCGGAGGCGCGCGCCGAGGCGGCCGAGGTGCTCACACTCCTGGAGCGCGAGGCCCGCCGCTGTCACGAGACGACCGACAAGCTGCTGCTGCTGGCGCAGCCCTACCGGGTGGCGGCCGGCTGGGTGGACTTCAACCGGGCGGTGCGCGACACGCTGGCGCTGCTGCGCTACCAGATGCGCAAGCAGCGGGTGGACGCGGTGGAGGAACTGGACGGCGACGTGCCCACCATCTGGGCCCGCGAGGGCGGCATCCGGAGCGTGTGCATGAACCTGTGCATGAACGCCGTGCAGGCGATGCCCTCCGGGGGCACGCTCACGCTGCGCACCCGGCGGCAGGGCCGCTCCGTGGTGCTCGAGGTCCAGGACAGCGGGCCGGGCATCTCGCAGGAGCACCTGGACCGCATCTGGGATCCCTTCTTTACCACCAAGCCGGTGGGTCAGGGCACCGGGCTGGGGCTCTCCATCACCCAGCGCATCGTGGTCCGGCACGGCGGGAACATCCACGTGGTAAGCCGGCCCGGGGAGGGCGCGCGGTTCGTGGTCGAACTGCCCGTCGCCGGGCCTGGAGGCGACGGTGTCTGA
- a CDS encoding cytochrome c3 family protein, with protein sequence MTIWPRGGVSRRLPLLGVLAAGLVLLAGGERLAGAARPARGASRSCYDCHEETRKEFESKKFTHAPVASQDCAACHASHGFSQKLVLKKAEPDLCYDCHTSMKKSSPPTHQHEAFARGQCSTCHNPHASNAPRLVRDGGPQATCFKCHAAAGEQVSAAHVHAPFKAGECGTCHAPHGGPEASLLKAAGDANCLSCHPGPAMEGAHARVVRGTLGCMDCHTAHASSEAKLLRAGSHAPVAAGQCESCHEMAGGKPAAKLVSAVPDLCYTCHSEKQGLESRTHPHPPAAEGACLTCHDPHKGSSGSLLKDKPSALCGTCHEEVIASAKLPVVHRPFADGNCVACHESHGSDREKLLKTADGGMCLTCHKDLGRQISAPTDSTGAPVAGVTAKGVHPPVAKKDCLRCHSPHGGFEKHLLRKDERSLCLTCHAGLDQTLAGKEVHPPYRSGNCTACHDPHQSDHPRLMRAEGAELCSKCHREPAQAKGAKVPHPPARDGECLTCHGPHGGETRMLLTSRPPGLCTSCHADVGAKLGTASAHTAAAQGQCAACHEPHGGAEPKLLTAKPESLCKKCHPAIGKEGEVVHAPVASGDCATCHEPHAGAAAPSLRKPVPALCADCHDLTGAELLSKHNNAPLAAAKCLNCHAPHSSKTGGLLAANVHPPFADRNCETCHPKGRPPGAATLGRTVAQVCADCHQVGELKTRGAHIHPPVKAGRCTVCHTPHASERKGLLVDTARRLCVSCHAAVIADASRQHGHPPAAAGNCVACHEPHESAGAGLLKKGPPELCGTCHSQLLARIRNGAAHAPVAQGKCLTCHAEHGSDNEGMARLKGYALCATCHSLKSPAMAAKHGGKDLAQANCTGCHDPHVQEKSKRGLLRPALHMPFMRGQCGSCHLPGASTATVESGSKLCMKCHEQNKAQFDHPLVHVPVREGRQCLACHGPHAAAAPHLLLRPGQELCFQCHSRKLVQGRVVHKALEQGCNRCHSAHTSDTRSLLAQSTQDLCMSCHRDMSKHLHPYAGRGRDPRTGKPLTCTGCHQPHSSEQENLLTHEPTRELCIQCHDPSMSAPKKP encoded by the coding sequence GTGACGATCTGGCCCCGCGGCGGTGTCTCCCGCCGCCTCCCACTGCTGGGGGTGCTGGCCGCGGGGCTGGTGCTGCTGGCCGGCGGAGAGCGCCTCGCGGGGGCAGCAAGACCCGCGCGCGGCGCGAGCCGCAGCTGCTATGACTGCCACGAGGAGACCCGGAAGGAGTTCGAGAGCAAGAAGTTCACGCACGCCCCCGTGGCCAGCCAGGACTGTGCCGCCTGCCACGCCAGCCACGGCTTCTCGCAGAAACTGGTGCTGAAGAAGGCCGAGCCGGATCTCTGTTATGACTGCCACACCTCGATGAAGAAGTCGTCTCCGCCCACCCACCAGCACGAGGCGTTCGCGAGGGGCCAGTGCAGCACCTGCCACAACCCGCACGCCTCCAATGCCCCGCGCCTGGTGCGCGACGGCGGCCCCCAGGCCACCTGCTTCAAGTGCCACGCAGCCGCCGGGGAGCAGGTCAGCGCGGCCCACGTGCACGCTCCGTTCAAGGCCGGCGAGTGCGGCACCTGTCACGCGCCGCACGGCGGCCCCGAGGCCTCCCTTCTCAAGGCGGCGGGAGACGCCAACTGCCTCAGCTGCCATCCGGGGCCGGCCATGGAGGGTGCCCACGCCAGGGTGGTGCGCGGGACGCTGGGGTGCATGGACTGCCACACCGCCCATGCTTCATCCGAGGCCAAGCTCTTGCGCGCCGGCAGCCACGCGCCTGTCGCCGCAGGCCAGTGCGAATCCTGCCACGAAATGGCCGGCGGCAAGCCCGCGGCGAAGCTCGTCAGCGCGGTACCGGACCTCTGCTACACCTGCCACTCGGAGAAGCAGGGCCTGGAATCCAGAACGCATCCGCACCCACCCGCCGCAGAAGGCGCGTGCCTCACATGCCACGACCCCCACAAGGGCAGCTCAGGATCCCTGCTCAAGGACAAGCCCTCAGCGCTGTGCGGCACATGTCACGAGGAGGTGATCGCGTCGGCGAAACTGCCGGTCGTCCACCGCCCCTTCGCCGACGGCAACTGCGTGGCCTGTCATGAATCGCATGGCTCCGACCGGGAAAAGCTGCTGAAGACCGCGGACGGAGGGATGTGCCTCACCTGCCACAAGGACCTGGGCAGGCAGATCAGCGCGCCCACCGATTCCACGGGGGCACCTGTCGCCGGCGTCACCGCAAAGGGGGTTCATCCCCCCGTGGCGAAAAAGGACTGCCTGCGCTGCCACTCGCCCCACGGCGGGTTCGAGAAGCACCTGTTGCGCAAGGACGAGCGTTCCCTGTGCCTCACGTGTCACGCGGGGCTCGACCAGACCCTCGCGGGCAAGGAAGTCCACCCGCCATACCGCTCCGGCAACTGCACGGCGTGCCACGATCCCCATCAATCGGACCACCCCAGGCTGATGCGCGCCGAAGGCGCGGAGCTATGCTCGAAGTGCCACCGCGAACCGGCCCAGGCGAAGGGTGCCAAGGTACCGCACCCGCCGGCCCGCGACGGCGAGTGCCTCACCTGTCATGGCCCGCACGGCGGCGAGACCAGGATGCTGCTGACATCGCGGCCGCCCGGCCTGTGCACTTCGTGCCATGCGGACGTGGGCGCGAAGCTCGGCACGGCCTCCGCCCACACCGCGGCCGCCCAGGGCCAATGCGCGGCGTGCCACGAGCCCCATGGCGGCGCCGAGCCCAAGCTGCTCACGGCGAAGCCCGAGTCCCTGTGCAAGAAGTGCCACCCGGCCATCGGCAAGGAGGGTGAGGTGGTACACGCGCCCGTGGCCTCGGGCGACTGCGCGACCTGCCACGAGCCCCATGCGGGCGCGGCCGCCCCATCGTTGCGCAAGCCGGTGCCGGCCCTGTGCGCCGACTGCCACGACCTGACCGGCGCGGAGCTGCTCTCGAAGCACAACAACGCCCCGCTGGCCGCGGCGAAGTGCCTCAACTGCCACGCGCCGCACTCGTCGAAGACCGGCGGGCTGCTGGCCGCCAATGTCCACCCGCCCTTTGCGGACCGGAACTGCGAGACGTGCCACCCCAAGGGCAGGCCGCCAGGAGCCGCAACCCTGGGACGGACCGTCGCGCAGGTGTGCGCGGACTGTCACCAGGTGGGAGAACTCAAGACCAGGGGCGCCCACATCCACCCGCCCGTGAAGGCGGGACGGTGCACCGTGTGCCACACGCCGCACGCATCGGAACGCAAGGGCCTGCTTGTGGACACCGCGAGGAGGCTGTGCGTCTCCTGCCACGCCGCGGTGATCGCCGACGCCTCCAGGCAGCACGGCCACCCGCCCGCGGCGGCCGGCAACTGCGTCGCCTGTCACGAACCCCACGAGAGCGCGGGCGCCGGGCTGCTCAAGAAGGGCCCGCCCGAGCTGTGCGGCACGTGTCACTCTCAGCTGCTGGCGAGGATCAGGAACGGAGCGGCACACGCCCCGGTGGCGCAGGGCAAGTGCCTGACGTGCCACGCCGAACACGGTTCCGACAATGAAGGCATGGCCCGGCTCAAGGGTTACGCCCTGTGTGCCACGTGCCATTCCCTGAAGAGCCCGGCCATGGCCGCCAAGCACGGGGGCAAGGACCTGGCACAGGCCAACTGTACCGGCTGCCATGACCCGCATGTGCAGGAGAAGTCCAAGCGCGGGCTGCTGCGGCCGGCGCTGCACATGCCCTTCATGCGCGGACAGTGCGGGTCCTGTCACTTGCCGGGGGCCAGCACCGCGACGGTGGAGTCGGGCTCGAAGCTGTGCATGAAGTGCCACGAGCAGAACAAGGCCCAGTTCGACCACCCGCTGGTGCACGTGCCGGTTCGGGAAGGGCGACAGTGCCTGGCCTGCCACGGCCCGCACGCGGCGGCCGCGCCGCACCTGCTCCTGCGGCCCGGGCAGGAACTGTGTTTCCAGTGCCACAGCCGCAAGTTGGTCCAGGGTCGCGTCGTCCACAAGGCGTTGGAACAGGGCTGCAACCGGTGCCACTCGGCGCACACCTCGGACACCAGGAGCCTGCTGGCGCAGTCGACACAGGACCTGTGCATGTCATGTCACCGCGACATGTCCAAGCACCTGCACCCCTACGCCGGCCGCGGCAGGGACCCGCGCACGGGCAAGCCGCTCACCTGCACCGGTTGCCACCAGCCGCATTCGAGCGAGCAGGAGAACCTCCTCACGCACGAACCGACACGCGAGCTGTGCATCCAGTGCCACGATCCGTCGATGTCGGCGCCGAAGAAACCCTGA
- a CDS encoding cytochrome c3 family protein, which produces MKRLISLVAVLGLIAFAGVAVAGDYHVGATLICSDCHVMHYSNSHGYTVGGPTPALAAGGPFADLLRAEPNDLCLTCHDGQTFAPDVFGNNSNTNVRLAGALNADPLHRANDVGYDGINGHTLWSTATAPGGTFSTTVGLECVNCHAQHGIATQYRNLLNRGAFTGKAVTYAVSTNDLTKDVFERAANAYSVVDVDYNEPDVTKSAYGNWCATCHTNFHGAGGSANMGGLSGGTGPTGNANPWLRHPTSDVNIGNTPTTTYISSITVFNSRTNRVKVMDSQGLWNGTTADNTVTPSCFSCHKSHGNKNAFGLIYMTGTGTVAEEGDGGILKDLCKQCHVQG; this is translated from the coding sequence ATGAAGCGCCTGATTAGCCTCGTGGCCGTTCTAGGCCTGATCGCCTTCGCGGGCGTCGCCGTCGCCGGCGACTACCACGTGGGTGCCACCCTGATTTGCAGCGACTGTCACGTGATGCACTACAGCAACTCCCATGGCTACACCGTGGGCGGCCCGACCCCGGCGCTGGCTGCCGGCGGCCCGTTCGCCGACCTGCTTCGCGCTGAGCCCAACGACCTGTGCCTCACCTGCCACGACGGGCAGACGTTTGCGCCGGACGTGTTCGGCAACAACTCCAACACCAACGTCCGCCTGGCCGGCGCCCTGAACGCCGACCCGCTGCACCGCGCCAACGACGTCGGCTACGACGGGATCAACGGTCACACGCTGTGGTCGACGGCCACCGCTCCTGGCGGCACTTTCTCGACCACCGTCGGCCTTGAATGCGTGAACTGCCACGCCCAGCACGGCATCGCCACCCAGTACCGCAACCTGCTCAACCGCGGCGCCTTCACGGGCAAGGCCGTGACCTACGCCGTCTCGACCAACGACCTCACCAAGGACGTGTTCGAGCGCGCGGCGAACGCCTACAGCGTGGTCGACGTGGACTACAACGAGCCCGACGTCACCAAGAGCGCGTACGGCAACTGGTGCGCCACCTGTCACACCAACTTCCACGGCGCCGGCGGCTCTGCCAACATGGGCGGCCTGAGCGGTGGCACGGGTCCGACCGGCAATGCCAACCCGTGGCTGCGTCACCCGACGTCCGACGTCAACATCGGCAACACGCCGACGACGACGTACATCTCCAGCATCACCGTGTTTAACAGCCGCACCAACCGCGTGAAGGTCATGGACTCGCAGGGCCTGTGGAACGGCACCACCGCCGACAACACGGTGACGCCGTCCTGCTTCAGCTGCCACAAGAGCCATGGCAACAAGAACGCGTTTGGCCTAATCTACATGACGGGCACCGGCACCGTGGCTGAAGAGGGCGACGGTGGCATCCTCAAGGACCTGTGCAAGCAGTGCCACGTCCAGGGCTAG